A genomic window from Camelina sativa cultivar DH55 chromosome 2, Cs, whole genome shotgun sequence includes:
- the LOC104748309 gene encoding uncharacterized protein LOC104748309, with protein sequence MDFITGLPTRPGRANNVVWVVVDRLTKVAHLVHFKSTDQAADLAEKYIDEILRLYGVPANIVSDRDPKFTSIFWQDLQRAMGKDVYMSTSFHPETDGQIERTIRTIEDLIRLCALDWSADWEEKIQYIRENMKKAQNRQKKYADRKRREVEFDVGDWVYLKVTAQKGKDTFGKVGKLAVFHVSQLRKHVLDPNAIVEEPIQELKTNLTYPEGPMSIGERQNRKLKKREIQQIQVFWGKQNRRVATWEDEWRFRAKYPQFFIDEEDKAGPSETL encoded by the exons ATGGATTTCATCACGGGATTACCCACAAGGCCAGGAAGGGCTAACAATGTAGTTTGGGTAGTGGTGGATCGTTTGACCAAGGTGGCTCACTTGGTTCATTTCAAGAGTACCGATCAGGCCGCAGACTTAGCGGAGAAGTACATTGATGAAATTTTGAGACTTTATGGAGTGCCAGCCAACATAGTATCCGATCGCGACCCAAAGTTCACATCGATATTTTGGCAAGATTTGCAGCGAGCAATGGGAAAGGATGTATACATGAGCACCTCATTTCATCCAGAGACGGACGGGCAGATAGAGAGGACAATTCGGACCATAGAAGATTTGATTCGACTATGCGCGCTCGATTGGTCTGCAGATTGGGAAG AGAAGATCCAGTACATTCGGGAGAATATGAAGAAAGCCCAAAATCGTCAAAAGAAGTATGCCGATCGGAAGAGGCGTGAAGTGGAGTTTGATGTTGGAGACTGGGTGTACCTGAAGGTCACAGCCCAGAAAGGGAAAGATACATTTGGGAAAGTTGGAAAGCTGGCG GTCTTCCATGTGTCTCAACTTCGGAAGCATGTTCTAGATCCTAATGCGATCGTGGAAGAACCAATTCAGGAGTTAAAGACAAACCTGACGTACCCTGAAGGACCAATGAGTATTGGTGAACGCCAGAATAGGAAGCTGAAAAAGAGGGAAATTCAGCAGATCCAAGTGTTTTGGGGAAAACAGAACCGAAGGGTTGCAACTTGGGAAGACGAATGGAGGTTCCGAGCCAAGTATCCTCAGTTCTTTATCGATGAAGAAGACAAGGCAGGGCCATCAGAGACCTTATAA
- the LOC109127187 gene encoding putative lipid-binding protein AIR1 — MAPRTSLALFLSLNLLFFTYTTATTGTCPDNTLQVALCANVLKLVNITLGSPPVQPCCTLIQGLADLEAAACLCTLVKANVLGLNLSLPIDLTVLLNVCGRTAPANYQCL, encoded by the coding sequence ATGGCTCCAAGAACCTCCCTTGCACTCTTCCTTTCCCTcaacctcctcttcttcacttacACCACTGCGACCACAGGGACTTGTCCTGATAATACCCTGCAGGTCGCTCTTTGCGCAAATGTGCTCAAGCTAGTGAACATAACATTGGGAAGCCCACCTGTACAGCCATGCTGCACTCTCATCCAAGGCTTGGCTGACCTTGAGGCCGCAGCCTGCCTCTGCACATTGGTCAAGGCTAACGTTCTTGGACTCAACCTTAGCCTTCCCATCGATCTCACCGTTCTCCTCAATGTTTGCGGTAGAACAGCTCCAGCGAACTATCAGTGCTTGTAA